The following proteins are co-located in the Solanum pennellii chromosome 1, SPENNV200 genome:
- the LOC107020056 gene encoding ureide permease 1-like isoform X1, giving the protein MDFWSILNLITISPEIEKVLSSGLKMYLVESKGGAIVCMLLSLFFLGTWPALLTLLERRGRFPQHTYLDYTLTNLLAAVIIAFTFGEIGTSSLEKPNFLSQLAQDNWPSVLFAMAGGVVLSIGNLTTQYAWAFVGLSVTEVVSSSITVVIGTTLNYYLDDKINKAEILFPGVACFLIAVCLGSAVHASNAADNKAKLDSYSNESKDGTRANSITDSKQAYTKTVDVNDAEKGAASTEKAKFGTALFLIDLEKRRAIKIFGKSAIIGLALTFFAGVCFSLFSPAFNLATNDQWHTLKDGVPHLSVYTAFFYFSVSCFVVALILNLIFLYRPVLNAPKSSLKAYINDWNGRGWALLAGLLCGFGNGLQFMGGQAAGYAAADAVQALPLVSTFWGVILFGEYRRSSRKTYTLLVGMLFMFVAAVGILMASSGHRK; this is encoded by the exons ATG GATTTTTGGAGCATTCTTAATTTGATTACAATTTCACCTGAAATCGAAAAGGTTTTATCGAGTGGTTTGAAGATGTATTTGGTTGAGAGCAAAGGAGGGGCTATAGTTTGCATGTTGTTGTCTTTGTTCTTTTTAGGGACATGGCCAGCCTTACTAACTTTACTTGAAAGAAGAGGAAGATTTCCTCAACACACTTATCTTGATTATACTTTAACTAATCTTTTGGCTGCTGTTATAATTGCTTTTACTTTTGGTGAAATTGGGACAAGCTCATTGGAAAAACCGAATTTCCTTTCTCAACTCGCTCAG GATAATTGGCCCAGTGTCTTGTTTGCAATGGCTGGAGGGGTGGTCCTCAGCATTGGGAACCTTACAACGCAATATGCTTGGGCATTTGTTGGTTTATCAGTTACTGAGGTCGTCTCCTCAAGCATTACTGTTGTTATAG GAACAACCTTGAATTACTACCTTGATGACAAAATTAACAAAGCGGAGATTCTTTTTCCGGGGGTTGCATGTTTCTTGATTGCTGTTTGCTTAGGCTCTGCTGTTCATGCGTCCAACGCAGCGGATAACAAAGCAAAGCTTGATAGTTATTCAAATGAGTCTAAAGATGGCACTAG GGCTAATAGTATTACTGACTCTAAACAAGCATATACAAAGACAG TTGACGTAAATGATGCGGAGAAGGGAGCTGCTTCCACAGAGAAGGCAAAATTTGGGACTGCTCTTTTCCTTATTGATCTCGAGAAGAGAAGAGCTATCAAG ATATTTGGCAAGAGCGCTATCATTGGTTTGGCTTTAACATTCTTTGCTGGagtttgtttttctctcttctctcccGCTTTCAACCTTGCCACAAATGATCAGTGGCATACGCTAAAAGATGGAGTCCCACACTTGAGCGTCTACACAGCATTCTTCTACTTCTCAGTTTCTTGCTTTGTCGTTGCCTTGATTCTTAACCTCATATTCTTATACCGTCCTGTTTTAAATGCGCCCAAGTCATCCCTAAAGGCTTATATTAACGACTGGAACGGTAGAGGTTGGGCACTTTTGGCAGGACTTTTGTGTGGTTTTGGAAACGGTCTACAATTCATGGGAGGTCAAGCAGCTGGATACGCAGCTGCAGATGCTGTTCAG GCGCTGCCTCTGGTGAGCACATTTTGGGGGGTAATTTTGTTTGGAGAGTATCGAAGATCGTCTAGAAAAACATATACGCTACTAGTTGGCATGCTGTTCATGTTTGTTGCAGCTGTTGGAATACTTATGGCATCATCAGGGCATCGAAAATAG
- the LOC107020056 gene encoding ureide permease 1-like isoform X4, with the protein MDNWPSVLFAMAGGVVLSIGNLTTQYAWAFVGLSVTEVVSSSITVVIGTTLNYYLDDKINKAEILFPGVACFLIAVCLGSAVHASNAADNKAKLDSYSNESKDGTRANSITDSKQAYTKTVDVNDAEKGAASTEKAKFGTALFLIDLEKRRAIKIFGKSAIIGLALTFFAGVCFSLFSPAFNLATNDQWHTLKDGVPHLSVYTAFFYFSVSCFVVALILNLIFLYRPVLNAPKSSLKAYINDWNGRGWALLAGLLCGFGNGLQFMGGQAAGYAAADAVQALPLVSTFWGVILFGEYRRSSRKTYTLLVGMLFMFVAAVGILMASSGHRK; encoded by the exons ATG GATAATTGGCCCAGTGTCTTGTTTGCAATGGCTGGAGGGGTGGTCCTCAGCATTGGGAACCTTACAACGCAATATGCTTGGGCATTTGTTGGTTTATCAGTTACTGAGGTCGTCTCCTCAAGCATTACTGTTGTTATAG GAACAACCTTGAATTACTACCTTGATGACAAAATTAACAAAGCGGAGATTCTTTTTCCGGGGGTTGCATGTTTCTTGATTGCTGTTTGCTTAGGCTCTGCTGTTCATGCGTCCAACGCAGCGGATAACAAAGCAAAGCTTGATAGTTATTCAAATGAGTCTAAAGATGGCACTAG GGCTAATAGTATTACTGACTCTAAACAAGCATATACAAAGACAG TTGACGTAAATGATGCGGAGAAGGGAGCTGCTTCCACAGAGAAGGCAAAATTTGGGACTGCTCTTTTCCTTATTGATCTCGAGAAGAGAAGAGCTATCAAG ATATTTGGCAAGAGCGCTATCATTGGTTTGGCTTTAACATTCTTTGCTGGagtttgtttttctctcttctctcccGCTTTCAACCTTGCCACAAATGATCAGTGGCATACGCTAAAAGATGGAGTCCCACACTTGAGCGTCTACACAGCATTCTTCTACTTCTCAGTTTCTTGCTTTGTCGTTGCCTTGATTCTTAACCTCATATTCTTATACCGTCCTGTTTTAAATGCGCCCAAGTCATCCCTAAAGGCTTATATTAACGACTGGAACGGTAGAGGTTGGGCACTTTTGGCAGGACTTTTGTGTGGTTTTGGAAACGGTCTACAATTCATGGGAGGTCAAGCAGCTGGATACGCAGCTGCAGATGCTGTTCAG GCGCTGCCTCTGGTGAGCACATTTTGGGGGGTAATTTTGTTTGGAGAGTATCGAAGATCGTCTAGAAAAACATATACGCTACTAGTTGGCATGCTGTTCATGTTTGTTGCAGCTGTTGGAATACTTATGGCATCATCAGGGCATCGAAAATAG